Proteins from one Flammeovirgaceae bacterium genomic window:
- a CDS encoding CehA/McbA family metallohydrolase produces MKATSRAITCICALSIPFFFVTKIFAQREPVLNQIKVPHDYYFREMYLPQFTTGPGSATWSPDGMEVAFSMAGSLWRQRVNGGTATQLTNGQGYDYQPDWSPDGRWIVFTRYTGQAMELQLLDVSNGHVAPLTAGGDVNLDPRFSPDGAQLAFVSTKNTGHFRIWTGPLKEGKLESRPLSPERETKTPRYYYSQWDHQLSPSWSPDGTQLVFVANPDIVYGTGSIYTAPVAHPDQLTLIQKEETSWRNRPDWSPDGKRIVYASYLGRQWHQLWMTTASGDGNPYPLTYGKFDATHPRWSPDGKHMAYISNEGGNTALWILDVLGGKTYPLPLDKRVYLAPPSTLTIKTIQPGGGEVPARISVTGEDGRSYAPADAWAHADDAFDRGQQAFENLYFHSTGTARVSVPKGKATVTIFRGLENAIQTQTVDMATDQAITVTVPSLPLPNNWKGHWISGDVHVHMNYGGHYRNTPTRMVAQAKAEDLDIVFNTIVNKEQRIPDMDYFSTLPDTASTPDVLLTHAQEHHTSFWGHLGLLGLAGHYLIPGYSAYPNTASQSAYPTNSVIADLAHRQGALVGYVHPFYEIPNPLTESISNALPVDVALGKVDYYEVVGFSWPRQSAEVWHRLLNCGFRISAAGGTDAMANYASLRGPVGINRTYVHMEEVPGNPLQKEKAWLNGLKNGKTMATNSALLNFEVNGGSPGDEVRLQGKKSRVSYNGFMRSVVPMDHLEIIGNGKVLKSFDLKGDRTSADISGTLVVDKSMWVLLRAWNDRANASIQDYYPYATTGPIYLTANNAPIRSPEDAHYFVQWIDKVHEAASRQVYLTEEERNLVLDSIQKARGVFEAQK; encoded by the coding sequence ATGAAAGCGACATCCCGGGCCATAACCTGTATCTGCGCATTGTCCATCCCGTTCTTTTTTGTGACCAAAATATTTGCGCAGCGCGAACCGGTACTCAACCAAATAAAAGTCCCGCACGACTATTACTTCCGTGAAATGTACCTTCCCCAGTTTACCACCGGGCCAGGTTCGGCCACCTGGTCCCCCGATGGCATGGAAGTGGCCTTTAGCATGGCCGGGTCGCTTTGGCGGCAAAGGGTCAATGGGGGCACGGCCACGCAACTCACCAACGGGCAGGGATATGATTACCAACCTGACTGGTCGCCCGATGGCAGGTGGATTGTATTTACCCGTTACACAGGCCAAGCCATGGAATTGCAATTGCTGGATGTATCCAATGGCCACGTTGCCCCCCTCACGGCCGGGGGCGATGTAAACCTGGACCCACGGTTTTCCCCCGATGGTGCCCAACTTGCCTTTGTGTCCACCAAAAATACGGGGCACTTCAGGATATGGACGGGGCCTTTAAAAGAGGGCAAGCTGGAAAGCCGGCCCCTCTCCCCCGAACGCGAAACAAAAACCCCCAGGTATTACTACAGCCAGTGGGACCACCAGCTTAGCCCTTCCTGGTCACCGGATGGAACACAATTGGTATTCGTGGCGAACCCTGATATTGTTTATGGGACCGGGTCGATATACACCGCGCCCGTTGCCCACCCCGATCAGCTTACCCTCATACAAAAAGAAGAAACTTCCTGGCGCAACAGGCCCGATTGGTCCCCGGATGGCAAGAGGATCGTTTACGCCTCTTACCTGGGGCGGCAATGGCACCAACTTTGGATGACCACGGCAAGTGGGGATGGCAACCCCTACCCACTAACGTACGGAAAGTTCGATGCCACCCACCCACGCTGGTCCCCCGATGGCAAGCACATGGCCTACATCTCCAACGAAGGGGGCAATACTGCACTTTGGATACTGGACGTATTGGGGGGAAAAACCTACCCCTTGCCGTTGGACAAAAGGGTTTACCTGGCCCCACCATCCACCCTCACCATAAAAACCATCCAGCCAGGGGGCGGTGAAGTGCCGGCCAGGATCTCGGTTACCGGGGAAGATGGAAGAAGTTACGCACCGGCCGATGCCTGGGCCCATGCCGATGATGCCTTTGACCGCGGGCAACAGGCATTTGAAAACCTCTACTTCCACAGCACCGGCACCGCCAGAGTGTCCGTGCCCAAAGGCAAGGCCACGGTCACTATCTTCCGCGGTCTTGAAAATGCCATCCAAACACAAACGGTTGACATGGCCACAGACCAGGCGATAACGGTGACGGTGCCCTCTTTGCCGCTTCCCAACAATTGGAAAGGCCATTGGATAAGCGGGGACGTGCATGTGCACATGAACTATGGTGGCCATTACCGCAATACCCCCACGCGGATGGTGGCCCAGGCCAAAGCCGAAGACCTTGACATCGTGTTCAATACAATCGTAAACAAAGAGCAGCGCATACCCGATATGGATTACTTTTCCACCCTTCCGGACACGGCCTCTACCCCCGATGTGCTATTGACCCATGCGCAGGAACACCATACCAGTTTTTGGGGGCATCTTGGCTTGTTGGGGTTGGCCGGCCACTACCTCATCCCTGGCTACTCGGCCTATCCGAACACCGCCAGTCAAAGCGCCTACCCCACCAATTCGGTAATTGCCGACCTGGCGCACCGGCAAGGGGCACTGGTGGGCTATGTCCACCCTTTTTATGAAATCCCAAACCCTTTAACGGAAAGCATCAGCAACGCCTTGCCTGTGGATGTGGCATTGGGCAAAGTCGATTATTACGAAGTGGTGGGGTTTAGCTGGCCCCGGCAGAGTGCCGAAGTGTGGCATAGGTTGCTTAACTGTGGTTTCAGGATAAGTGCAGCGGGCGGCACCGATGCCATGGCAAATTATGCTTCCTTGCGGGGCCCAGTGGGCATCAACCGGACCTATGTGCACATGGAAGAAGTGCCCGGGAACCCCTTGCAAAAAGAAAAGGCATGGCTAAATGGGCTAAAGAACGGAAAAACGATGGCCACCAATAGTGCCCTTCTGAATTTTGAAGTTAACGGGGGCAGCCCTGGTGACGAGGTCCGGTTGCAGGGAAAGAAATCCAGGGTGTCCTACAATGGGTTTATGCGGTCGGTAGTTCCAATGGACCATTTGGAAATTATCGGTAATGGAAAAGTGCTAAAATCATTTGACCTGAAGGGCGACCGCACCTCTGCCGATATTTCCGGTACGCTGGTGGTCGACAAAAGCATGTGGGTGTTGCTAAGGGCATGGAACGATAGGGCAAACGCCTCCATACAAGATTATTACCCGTATGCCACCACCGGGCCTATTTACCTTACTGCCAACAACGCCCCCATCCGCTCCCCGGAAGATGCCCATTATTTTGTTCAATGGATAGACAAGGTGCATGAAGCCGCCAGCCGGCAGGTATACTTGACCGAAGAAGAACGCAACCTCGTTTTGGACAGCATCCAAAAGGCACGCGGTGTTTTTGAAGCGCAAAAATAA
- a CDS encoding lysylphosphatidylglycerol synthetase family protein gives MNKAGQFISHLIYNKFFWQLVLAAFMLGMAAFFIKNEHIELVQIWGQLATSHPGYILLGIVLTGVYIALQGQMYVHSFKALGNPIPLSAGTRLFLKRNLVSVFLPAGGFSSLAFFAKDVEHYGPTRSQIHLASTLFAFCSLLSVVIVGLPAIGVAFLFHSLQTAEVVGFAFLILLTIGFVIILQSVAVQGRAYLWLSRAIPSTAVVLNEMIAQKVDRRQFFMTLAASTAIEIVGIVHLYVAMLALGYSPSWPAAFIGYIVMVILLIASPFLRGLGAIEVSLTYILAQFGYPIVASATITLLFRLFEFWIPLFAGMASFFTKRDNLILRVLPSLIIFILGLVNIISAITPAIPARLRLVRNLIPEEIISTGNTVVLVFGLLLLILSVFLLQGSRRAWAIGIFLTGFSVVGHLLKAADYEEALLALVAASSLIYTRRFYKLKPHPKLTQIGYQVLLYSVLAVFIYGVTGLYFIDKRHFGIDFHFWNACKLVFKLFFLFDDSGLNPTTPFGRYFLYSMYFSGGAVLCFIFFSVLKPYFVKPYNTEQDRNDALQLVKQYGHSALDYFKTYPDKFYFFSGDRQAFISFKVTRHFAFVLEGPVYANEASFQEIVKSFDAFCDENGFVNVYYRVPEQLLPLYKQLKKKGLPIGEEAIVDLAHFTLEGGKMKTTRSAINRLASEGYNVQIHQPPIKEGLLQKLEQVSNNWLKELGREEVAFTQGVFDKAILKEQTIITVEDGEEKVYAFLNIIPDYAPGEATYDLIRKVQDAPNGVLDMILAKMLLYLKGQGYPSANLGLAPMSGIEGVNLTEKTIKYAYENLKIFGHFKGLRKYKDKFFPRWEKKYLVYSHDYHLLQVPNALKRVSRGS, from the coding sequence ATGAACAAAGCCGGGCAATTCATTTCACACCTCATTTACAATAAATTCTTTTGGCAACTTGTGCTGGCCGCCTTTATGCTTGGCATGGCCGCCTTCTTTATTAAGAACGAACACATTGAACTGGTTCAAATATGGGGCCAACTGGCCACCAGCCATCCTGGCTATATCCTCCTGGGGATAGTGTTGACGGGCGTTTATATTGCCCTGCAAGGGCAAATGTATGTTCATAGCTTCAAGGCCCTGGGCAACCCTATCCCCCTAAGCGCGGGGACGCGGCTGTTCCTTAAACGCAACCTGGTCAGTGTTTTCCTTCCGGCCGGAGGCTTTTCGTCCCTGGCTTTCTTTGCAAAAGATGTGGAGCATTATGGCCCTACCCGATCCCAAATCCATTTGGCGTCCACGTTGTTTGCGTTTTGCAGTTTGCTCTCCGTTGTTATCGTGGGGCTGCCCGCCATAGGGGTTGCCTTCCTTTTCCACAGCTTGCAAACCGCGGAAGTCGTTGGTTTTGCATTCCTTATTTTATTGACCATTGGGTTTGTCATCATATTGCAGTCGGTGGCCGTCCAGGGCCGTGCTTATCTCTGGCTGTCAAGGGCAATACCTTCCACTGCCGTGGTCCTCAACGAAATGATTGCCCAAAAGGTTGACCGCAGGCAGTTTTTCATGACGCTGGCAGCATCAACGGCCATCGAGATCGTGGGCATCGTGCATTTGTACGTGGCCATGCTGGCACTGGGCTATAGTCCCTCCTGGCCGGCCGCGTTTATTGGGTATATCGTTATGGTCATCTTGTTGATCGCCTCCCCTTTCCTGCGTGGGCTTGGCGCAATAGAAGTATCGCTTACCTACATTCTTGCCCAGTTTGGCTATCCCATTGTTGCCTCCGCCACCATTACCCTCCTGTTCAGGCTGTTCGAATTTTGGATCCCGCTTTTTGCCGGGATGGCGAGCTTCTTCACCAAAAGGGACAACCTCATCCTGCGGGTGCTCCCTTCCCTCATCATATTTATCCTGGGCCTGGTCAACATTATTTCTGCGATCACACCGGCCATACCTGCCCGGCTTCGGCTGGTGAGGAACTTAATACCGGAAGAGATCATTTCCACCGGCAACACCGTGGTGTTGGTGTTCGGGCTGTTGTTGCTCATCCTTAGCGTTTTCCTTCTTCAAGGGTCCAGGCGCGCCTGGGCCATTGGCATCTTCCTCACCGGTTTCTCCGTAGTGGGCCACTTGCTGAAGGCCGCTGACTATGAAGAGGCCCTGCTTGCCCTGGTGGCCGCCTCTTCCCTAATTTACACCAGGAGGTTTTATAAGCTAAAGCCCCACCCCAAGCTCACCCAAATTGGTTACCAGGTTTTGCTCTACAGCGTCCTGGCCGTTTTCATCTATGGGGTCACGGGGCTCTACTTCATCGACAAGCGGCATTTTGGCATAGACTTCCATTTTTGGAATGCTTGCAAACTGGTGTTTAAGCTTTTCTTTCTTTTCGATGACAGCGGGCTAAACCCCACCACCCCATTTGGCAGGTACTTTTTATACTCGATGTATTTTTCTGGAGGGGCGGTGCTCTGTTTCATATTCTTCAGCGTGCTAAAGCCCTACTTTGTCAAGCCCTACAATACGGAACAGGACAGGAATGACGCCCTACAACTGGTAAAGCAATACGGCCATTCCGCATTGGACTATTTCAAAACCTATCCCGACAAGTTTTATTTCTTTTCCGGGGACAGGCAGGCTTTCATCTCTTTTAAAGTAACACGCCATTTTGCGTTTGTACTGGAAGGCCCCGTATATGCAAACGAAGCTTCCTTCCAGGAAATAGTAAAAAGCTTCGATGCCTTTTGCGATGAGAATGGTTTCGTCAACGTGTATTACAGGGTGCCGGAGCAGTTGTTGCCTTTGTACAAGCAATTGAAAAAAAAGGGGTTGCCCATTGGCGAGGAAGCCATTGTCGACCTTGCCCACTTCACCCTGGAGGGGGGCAAAATGAAAACCACCCGAAGCGCCATCAACCGCCTTGCCTCCGAAGGGTACAACGTGCAAATCCATCAGCCGCCCATCAAGGAAGGGTTGCTGCAAAAACTGGAACAGGTCTCCAACAATTGGCTCAAAGAGCTGGGCCGTGAAGAAGTGGCCTTTACACAAGGTGTTTTTGACAAGGCCATATTAAAGGAGCAAACCATAATCACCGTGGAAGATGGTGAAGAAAAGGTGTATGCCTTTTTAAATATCATTCCCGACTACGCCCCGGGGGAGGCCACTTATGATTTGATTAGAAAAGTACAAGATGCCCCCAATGGGGTGCTGGACATGATCCTGGCCAAGATGCTCTTGTACCTGAAAGGGCAAGGATACCCCTCCGCCAACCTCGGCCTCGCCCCTATGTCGGGCATTGAAGGGGTCAATTTAACGGAGAAGACCATTAAATACGCTTACGAAAACCTGAAAATATTCGGGCACTTTAAAGGATTAAGGAAATACAAAGATAAGTTTTTCCCTCGCTGGGAGAAAAAGTACCTGGTATACAGCCACGACTACCACCTCCTGCAAGTACCCAATGCGTTAAAGCGGGTATCCAGGGGAAGCTAG
- a CDS encoding DUF4251 domain-containing protein: MKVGKIGLIAILLMGSIGWAGAQSTNDKKENRKLQRAEKKEQQEAAAKMMYEKALKLIEGKNLVLEATTVRGKYGSTINVGPNNFIMVDSSEFVLQTSFPGGVGFNGLGGITAKGNVTSYKVTKNEKNTMVTVLAQVHTFAIGQGTLTIQVGIGGNATATFVNNWGGRIEFTGPIKSVEDSRVYEGMRRL, translated from the coding sequence ATGAAAGTGGGCAAAATAGGATTGATTGCAATCCTATTGATGGGATCAATAGGATGGGCAGGTGCACAAAGTACCAACGACAAAAAGGAAAACCGTAAACTTCAAAGGGCAGAAAAGAAAGAACAACAGGAGGCTGCTGCCAAAATGATGTATGAGAAAGCCCTTAAATTGATTGAAGGGAAAAACCTCGTGTTGGAGGCCACCACCGTGAGGGGAAAATATGGAAGCACCATAAATGTGGGCCCCAACAACTTTATCATGGTCGATAGCAGTGAATTTGTGTTGCAAACCTCTTTCCCTGGCGGGGTAGGGTTCAACGGCCTTGGCGGGATCACTGCCAAAGGAAACGTAACCAGCTATAAGGTGACCAAAAACGAAAAAAACACTATGGTCACGGTACTTGCACAGGTGCACACCTTCGCCATAGGCCAGGGCACCCTCACCATTCAGGTGGGCATTGGAGGAAATGCCACTGCCACTTTCGTGAACAACTGGGGCGGAAGGATAGAATTTACCGGGCCCATTAAAAGTGTGGAGGACTCCCGTGTGTATGAGGGGATGAGAAGGTTATAA
- a CDS encoding fasciclin domain-containing protein encodes MRLFQLLVMAVAAILYSCSPGEQKQQDASGQNPVVGGQATVQDDVSQQNIVQVASGSADHSTLVAALKAADYVDALANAGPFTVFAPTNQAFDQLPAGTLDNLLKPENKNQLRDILENHVYIGVMRENMMRDGQKLNQANMKNVVLAKNGDKVSVDGANIVATINCSNGIVYVVDKVLVPAQ; translated from the coding sequence ATGAGATTATTTCAACTTCTTGTGATGGCCGTTGCCGCCATATTGTATTCATGCAGTCCTGGGGAACAAAAGCAGCAGGACGCCTCTGGCCAAAATCCCGTTGTCGGGGGACAGGCCACCGTTCAGGATGATGTTTCACAACAAAATATTGTTCAGGTGGCCTCTGGGTCTGCTGACCACAGCACGCTGGTGGCCGCGTTAAAGGCAGCCGATTATGTGGATGCTTTGGCCAATGCCGGGCCGTTCACCGTGTTTGCACCCACCAACCAGGCATTTGACCAATTGCCTGCCGGCACGCTGGATAACTTGCTGAAGCCTGAAAACAAAAACCAATTGAGGGACATCCTGGAAAACCATGTCTACATCGGGGTGATGAGGGAAAACATGATGCGCGATGGACAGAAGCTGAACCAGGCCAACATGAAAAATGTGGTGCTGGCCAAAAATGGCGATAAGGTTTCCGTGGATGGTGCCAATATTGTGGCCACCATTAACTGCTCCAATGGCATCGTTTACGTGGTCGACAAGGTATTGGTCCCCGCACAATAG
- a CDS encoding ABC transporter permease subunit, whose protein sequence is MIKIAKYVLLDILRNRFVILYTFFLFIVTLSMFSLEGNSDKAILSLLNIILMVVPLVSIIFTTIHFFNSYEFIELLLSQPINRKSIFLSEFGAVSLALSMAYVIGVGLPMTLFSQGMDTVYIILSGILLTLVFVALAFSASVLTRDKAKGIGLSLLFWFYFTLIYDGFVLYVIYAFSDYPLDKVTLALVSLNPVDLARIIILLKLDISALMGYTGAFYKKFFGSGMGITYSFLFLLLWAALPLSVAMRKFLKKDI, encoded by the coding sequence ATGATTAAAATAGCGAAATACGTCCTGCTGGACATTTTGAGGAACAGGTTTGTTATCCTGTACACTTTCTTTCTGTTCATTGTCACCCTCTCTATGTTTAGCCTGGAGGGCAATTCGGACAAGGCCATTCTTAGCCTGCTGAACATCATCCTGATGGTGGTCCCATTGGTGAGCATCATATTTACCACCATACATTTTTTCAATTCCTATGAGTTTATTGAACTCTTGCTCTCCCAGCCCATCAACAGGAAATCCATTTTTTTGAGCGAATTTGGCGCGGTGTCGCTGGCCCTCAGCATGGCGTATGTCATAGGCGTGGGGCTGCCCATGACCCTGTTTAGCCAGGGCATGGACACAGTCTATATTATCTTGTCGGGCATTTTGCTCACCCTGGTTTTTGTGGCGCTGGCGTTTAGTGCTTCGGTGCTTACCCGTGACAAGGCCAAAGGGATAGGGCTTTCCCTTTTGTTCTGGTTTTATTTCACCCTGATTTACGATGGTTTTGTGCTGTACGTGATATACGCGTTCAGCGATTATCCCCTGGACAAGGTAACCCTGGCGTTGGTGTCGCTGAACCCCGTGGACCTTGCCCGGATAATAATCCTGTTGAAATTGGACATCTCTGCCCTGATGGGGTACACCGGTGCCTTTTACAAAAAGTTTTTTGGAAGCGGCATGGGCATAACCTATTCCTTCTTGTTTTTGCTTCTATGGGCGGCATTGCCCTTGTCTGTTGCCATGCGAAAATTCCTAAAGAAGGACATTTGA
- a CDS encoding ABC transporter ATP-binding protein produces MISVTNIEKRFGPLDVLKSISAHFESGHSYALIGPNGSGKTTLIKSILGMVVPDNGKIEVDGESIKGQWAYREKIGYMPQIGRYPDNMTIGQLFAMIKDLRADCKTIDEELIEGFGLDKLMNKRMHTLSGGTRQKVSAALAFLFDPKVFILDEPTAGLDPLAVEVIKEKILKQMGPDKTFIITSHILSDLDDLSSHALYLDNGSLIYNDSIALLKEETGEIRLGKAIATIMKRKQKSVTA; encoded by the coding sequence ATGATATCGGTAACTAATATAGAAAAGAGGTTTGGCCCGTTGGATGTACTGAAGTCGATAAGTGCCCATTTTGAATCCGGGCATTCCTATGCGCTCATCGGCCCCAATGGATCGGGAAAAACCACTTTGATCAAGAGCATATTGGGGATGGTGGTGCCCGACAACGGCAAGATTGAAGTGGACGGGGAATCCATAAAGGGGCAATGGGCCTATAGGGAAAAAATAGGGTATATGCCCCAGATCGGCCGGTACCCCGACAATATGACCATTGGGCAGTTGTTTGCGATGATCAAAGACCTGCGTGCCGACTGTAAAACCATAGATGAGGAACTGATTGAAGGGTTTGGCCTGGACAAGTTGATGAACAAAAGGATGCATACGCTTTCCGGTGGAACACGGCAAAAAGTAAGTGCGGCACTGGCCTTTTTGTTCGACCCAAAGGTGTTTATCCTGGACGAGCCCACCGCAGGGCTGGACCCCCTTGCCGTGGAGGTGATAAAAGAAAAAATACTGAAGCAGATGGGGCCGGACAAAACCTTTATCATCACCTCGCACATACTCAGCGACCTGGACGACTTGTCCTCACATGCCCTCTACCTGGACAATGGTTCTTTAATATACAATGATTCCATCGCGTTGCTAAAGGAAGAAACGGGCGAAATACGGCTTGGCAAGGCGATAGCCACGATTATGAAGAGAAAACAAAAAAGTGTAACGGCATGA
- a CDS encoding nitrous oxide reductase family maturation protein NosD, protein MRVLLTLLLLLPTLSSLAVTWTVSPAGEEKTIQGAIQKAANGDTILVQSGHYKEGNIKVDKEVVLLGVGYPVVDGEFKHEVFTITANNVVVRYFNIVNVGISSLNDLAAIGGENAKGLYLADNKIEMAFFGIHLANCKSSLIENNTLKAAAVAESTTGNGIHLWKSDNITVQNNTVDGHRDGIYFEFVTNSLIENNISMNNLRYGLHFMFSHNDEYNHNLFKNNGSGIAVMYSKKVTMRHNRFEENWGASVFGLLLKEISESTIEHNVFYRNTVAILMEACSRSHFSGNEFRENGWAIKLQANCDDNTFEKNNFIANSFDMGTNGTMTLNTIKGNYWDKYGGYDLDKDGVGDVPFHPVSLYSMIVEKMPTSVMLWRSFLVYLLDKAEKVIPVVTPENLKDETPVMKSYDIGN, encoded by the coding sequence ATGAGAGTACTTCTAACCTTACTCCTCCTCCTGCCCACCCTGTCATCCCTAGCCGTTACCTGGACGGTTTCTCCCGCGGGTGAAGAAAAAACAATACAGGGGGCCATCCAAAAGGCGGCCAACGGGGACACCATCCTCGTGCAATCCGGCCATTACAAAGAAGGCAATATCAAGGTGGACAAAGAAGTTGTCCTGTTGGGGGTTGGCTACCCCGTGGTGGATGGTGAATTCAAACATGAAGTCTTTACCATCACGGCCAATAATGTGGTGGTCCGTTATTTTAATATTGTGAACGTGGGCATCTCAAGCCTAAACGACCTGGCGGCCATTGGCGGGGAAAATGCAAAAGGCCTTTATTTGGCAGACAATAAAATTGAAATGGCCTTTTTCGGGATACACCTGGCCAATTGCAAATCAAGCCTAATAGAAAACAACACGCTGAAGGCCGCTGCCGTGGCGGAGAGCACCACGGGCAACGGTATCCATTTGTGGAAGAGTGACAACATTACGGTTCAAAACAATACCGTGGATGGCCATCGCGATGGCATTTATTTTGAATTTGTCACCAACTCCCTCATCGAAAACAACATCAGCATGAACAACCTGCGGTATGGGCTGCACTTCATGTTTTCGCACAATGACGAATACAACCACAACTTGTTCAAAAACAATGGCTCTGGCATTGCGGTAATGTATTCCAAAAAAGTGACCATGCGGCACAACCGGTTTGAAGAAAACTGGGGCGCCTCGGTATTTGGCCTGCTGCTGAAGGAAATAAGCGAGAGCACCATTGAGCACAATGTATTTTATAGGAACACCGTGGCCATACTTATGGAGGCCTGCAGCAGGAGCCATTTTAGTGGGAATGAATTCCGCGAAAATGGATGGGCCATTAAGCTACAGGCAAACTGTGACGACAACACGTTTGAAAAAAACAATTTTATAGCCAACTCTTTTGATATGGGGACCAACGGCACCATGACCCTGAATACCATTAAAGGGAATTATTGGGACAAGTATGGAGGCTATGACCTCGACAAAGATGGCGTGGGCGATGTGCCCTTCCATCCGGTAAGCTTGTATTCGATGATAGTGGAAAAAATGCCAACTTCCGTAATGCTGTGGAGAAGCTTTTTGGTGTATTTATTGGATAAGGCCGAGAAGGTGATCCCTGTGGTGACCCCGGAAAATTTGAAAGATGAAACCCCAGTAATGAAATCCTATGATATCGGTAACTAA
- a CDS encoding nitrous oxide reductase accessory protein NosL: protein MKPLKPISRITIALCSLVLISAYFIPLWQILMWAPQYPEGLEMKIWINTLTGDVKTISALNHYIGMQHIEVDMFPEFGYMIYIVGFIIAFGLLTALVNKRFMLVSYIGLFVVTGIAALIDFYLWGYDYGHNLNPDAPIIIPGMAYQPPLIGTKILLNFTAFSGPDIGGWVFIIVAAVLIGLLVYEIKISKNVAALLAIPLAVLLTSCSTDPVPLEYGKDMCYTCKMKLMDNKFGAELVTQKGKVYKFDDINCMLNYYNAHEEEHGSYAHKLVIDFTRPGTFIEAANSHYLKADEIKSPMASQVAAFEDYNLMKENKEKWNGIYLSWGEVVTEFK from the coding sequence ATGAAACCCTTAAAACCCATATCACGAATAACCATTGCACTGTGCTCCTTGGTCCTTATTTCTGCCTACTTCATACCCTTATGGCAGATTTTAATGTGGGCGCCACAGTACCCGGAAGGGTTGGAAATGAAAATTTGGATAAACACCCTCACTGGCGATGTGAAGACAATCAGTGCGCTGAACCACTACATTGGCATGCAGCATATTGAAGTGGACATGTTTCCCGAATTTGGTTACATGATATACATCGTTGGTTTTATAATTGCCTTTGGCCTGCTCACCGCCCTGGTGAACAAACGCTTCATGCTGGTAAGCTATATCGGCTTGTTCGTGGTTACGGGCATAGCGGCCCTGATAGACTTCTACCTGTGGGGCTATGACTATGGACACAACCTAAACCCGGACGCACCCATCATTATTCCGGGCATGGCCTATCAGCCTCCGTTGATAGGTACCAAGATTTTGTTGAATTTCACCGCGTTTTCCGGCCCTGACATTGGCGGGTGGGTGTTCATCATCGTGGCGGCAGTGCTCATCGGGCTTTTGGTGTATGAGATAAAGATAAGCAAAAACGTGGCGGCACTTCTTGCCATTCCCTTGGCGGTTCTGTTGACATCGTGCTCTACCGACCCGGTTCCGCTGGAATATGGGAAAGATATGTGCTATACTTGCAAGATGAAGTTGATGGACAATAAGTTTGGGGCAGAACTGGTCACCCAGAAAGGGAAGGTGTACAAGTTTGACGACATCAATTGCATGCTGAACTATTACAATGCGCACGAAGAAGAGCATGGCAGCTATGCGCATAAGCTGGTTATTGATTTTACAAGGCCTGGGACTTTTATTGAAGCGGCCAACTCCCATTACCTCAAGGCCGATGAAATCAAAAGCCCCATGGCAAGCCAGGTGGCGGCCTTTGAAGACTATAACCTAATGAAGGAAAACAAAGAAAAGTGGAACGGGATTTACCTCTCCTGGGGTGAGGTGGTGACCGAGTTTAAATGA